One genomic segment of Spiroplasma endosymbiont of Poecilobothrus nobilitatus includes these proteins:
- a CDS encoding transposase, producing the protein MKSKQLENTQLKFKTLNGQIQIDETFIKEIHKGNFKDKFDKRKIHLDSFSANTKCCIQMAVDSNNNIYVKSTNTKRLQKQWIIENINKQLIKENSIIISDMQPLYLLVAKQTNSILLATKTSTNPDASYRKLNKISKLQSNLKESLIHYHGLGFTNIQNYLNLWKWKYQHKGLTPNQQSSVLYFNV; encoded by the coding sequence ATGAAATCAAAACAATTAGAAAACACCCAATTAAAATTTAAAACGTTAAATGGCCAAATTCAAATCGATGAAACATTTATTAAAGAAATCCACAAAGGTAATTTTAAAGATAAATTTGATAAAAGAAAAATTCATCTTGATTCATTTTCAGCCAACACTAAATGTTGTATTCAAATGGCTGTTGATAGCAATAATAATATTTATGTTAAATCAACCAACACAAAACGATTACAAAAACAGTGAATTATTGAAAATATTAATAAACAATTAATCAAAGAAAATTCAATTATTATTTCTGACATGCAACCATTATATTTATTAGTAGCAAAACAAACAAATTCTATTTTATTAGCAACTAAAACTAGTACAAATCCTGATGCTAGTTATCGGAAGTTAAATAAAATTAGTAAATTACAATCAAATCTTAAAGAATCCTTAATTCATTATCATGGCTTAGGTTTCACGAACATTCAAAATTATTTAAATCTCTGAAAATGAAAATACCAGCATAAAGGTTTAACGCCAAACCAACAATCATCGGTATTATATTTTAACGTATAA
- a CDS encoding IS1/IS1595 family N-terminal zinc-binding domain-containing protein, whose translation MEKIIEELINSLTDDQFLEFHEKVKKEAELIKKQKRLNEIDQKFRDKGIKCPNCQSFYCVKNGHNPEGKQKYLCKKCRASFDDFRDNFTYWSHLNYEQWNLLIQISLLGQSSKMISRFIKTSPKTAWYNR comes from the coding sequence ATGGAAAAAATAATTGAAGAATTAATAAATAGTTTAACAGATGATCAATTTTTAGAATTTCATGAAAAAGTCAAAAAAGAAGCAGAATTAATTAAAAAACAAAAACGCTTAAATGAAATTGATCAAAAATTTAGGGATAAAGGTATTAAATGTCCTAATTGTCAATCTTTTTATTGTGTTAAAAATGGTCATAATCCTGAAGGAAAACAAAAATATTTATGCAAAAAATGTCGTGCTAGTTTTGATGATTTTCGTGATAATTTTACGTATTGAAGTCATTTAAATTATGAACAGTGAAATTTATTGATTCAAATTTCATTATTAGGGCAATCTAGTAAAATGATTTCTCGCTTTATTAAAACATCGCCGAAAACCGCTTGATATAATCGCTAA
- a CDS encoding RsmE family RNA methyltransferase codes for MHRFVANQLEDNYFILAKDDVKKIKQVLRLRDQTQIICIYNGEHYLTTLEVQAPQKYLFKLIKKLEQNHESTIKVRLIAGLIRNAKWDYLLQKATELGINEIIPLIL; via the coding sequence ATGCACCGTTTTGTTGCCAATCAATTAGAAGATAATTACTTTATTTTAGCTAAAGATGATGTTAAAAAAATTAAACAAGTTTTGCGTTTAAGAGATCAAACACAAATTATTTGTATTTATAATGGTGAACATTATTTAACGACATTAGAAGTACAAGCACCACAAAAGTACTTATTTAAATTAATTAAAAAATTAGAGCAAAATCATGAAAGCACAATTAAAGTACGATTAATTGCAGGTCTAATTCGGAATGCAAAATGAGATTATTTATTACAAAAAGCAACAGAATTAGGAATTAATGAAATCATTCCTTTAATTTTGTAG
- the coaE gene encoding dephospho-CoA kinase (Dephospho-CoA kinase (CoaE) performs the final step in coenzyme A biosynthesis.), protein MIIGVYGYIGAGKTSVCEYLQNKYHFTYLNADKIAKEIIQEPTVLLFLEQTFPGIVINGVLNRDRLRTIIFTNPIANNKLNNYLWPKVNQQIITIINNNPNQNFLVEAIGLSTLALSFTAKIFITASKKNIITRINARDQQSSEQTEQLLKIQATFFKQIKPDYKITANKSLPELYQKLDKIMEEILGDYQ, encoded by the coding sequence ATGATTATTGGTGTTTATGGTTATATTGGAGCAGGAAAAACAAGTGTCTGTGAATACTTACAAAATAAATATCATTTCACTTATTTAAATGCGGATAAAATTGCAAAAGAAATTATTCAAGAGCCAACCGTTTTGCTTTTTTTAGAGCAAACTTTTCCGGGAATAGTTATTAATGGTGTTCTTAACCGTGATCGTTTACGAACAATTATTTTTACTAATCCTATTGCTAACAATAAGTTGAATAATTATTTATGACCAAAAGTTAATCAACAAATTATCACAATTATTAATAATAATCCAAACCAAAATTTTTTAGTTGAAGCAATTGGTTTAAGCACATTAGCGCTTTCTTTTACGGCAAAAATATTTATTACTGCTAGTAAAAAGAACATTATTACGCGAATTAATGCTCGTGATCAACAATCATCAGAACAAACAGAACAGTTATTAAAAATTCAAGCAACTTTTTTTAAACAGATAAAACCCGATTATAAAATAACCGCTAACAAATCACTGCCAGAACTGTATCAAAAATTAGATAAAATAATGGAAGAAATATTAGGAGATTATCAATAA
- a CDS encoding IS3 family transposase (programmed frameshift), translated as MGNKTSYSEEFKKQIVMLYKNGKSVINLGQEYNLPKPTIYSWVKNYNNSGSFKAKDNRTLEENEIITLRKELKDLKMENDIFKASRTDNGQKITIINNNKTKYSVRKICKILGLSKSTYYYQTNKCINKQVNNYEQEIISAFNKSRKIYGARKIKVILNRKDIILSRRKIRFFMIKNNLVSKYTKLKYHNHKTTVNNDQINNILNRQFNNKKPNEVIVSDLTYVQVGAKWHYICLLIDLFNREIIGYSAGPNKTVELVQQAFHKITRPLNQITLFHTDRGNEFKNKIIDEILITFNIKRSLSNKGRPYDNAVAETTYKTFKTEFIKGKKFKNLTQLKYELFDFVHWYNNIRINGSLNYLSPVTFRKQMSI; from the exons ATGGGAAATAAAACTTCATACTCTGAAGAATTTAAAAAACAAATTGTCATGCTATATAAAAATGGTAAAAGTGTTATTAATCTAGGGCAAGAATATAATTTACCAAAACCAACTATTTATAGTTGAGTTAAAAATTATAATAATTCTGGTTCATTTAAAGCAAAAGACAATCGCACACTAGAAGAAAATGAAATAATAACTTTACGAAAAGAACTTAAAGACTTGAAAATGGAAAATGACATTT TTAAAGCAAGCCGCACTGATAATGGCCAAAAAATAACAATAATTAATAACAACAAAACAAAATATTCAGTAAGAAAAATATGTAAGATTTTGGGTTTATCAAAATCAACGTATTATTATCAAACTAATAAATGTATTAACAAGCAAGTTAATAATTATGAACAAGAAATTATCAGTGCCTTTAATAAAAGTCGCAAAATTTATGGGGCTCGCAAAATTAAAGTTATTTTAAACAGAAAAGATATCATCTTATCGCGGCGAAAAATCAGATTCTTTATGATCAAAAATAATTTGGTTTCTAAATACACCAAATTAAAATATCATAATCATAAAACAACAGTCAATAATGACCAAATTAATAATATTTTAAATCGTCAATTTAACAACAAAAAACCTAATGAAGTTATTGTTAGTGATTTAACATATGTTCAAGTTGGCGCTAAATGACATTATATTTGTTTATTAATTGACTTGTTTAATCGTGAAATAATTGGTTATAGTGCTGGGCCGAATAAAACAGTCGAACTGGTCCAACAAGCTTTTCATAAAATAACACGACCATTAAATCAAATAACTCTATTTCATACTGATCGTGGTAATGAGTTTAAAAATAAAATCATTGATGAAATTTTAATAACTTTTAATATTAAAAGATCATTAAGCAATAAAGGCCGCCCTTATGATAATGCTGTGGCTGAAACAACTTACAAAACTTTTAAAACTGAATTTATTAAGGGTAAAAAATTTAAAAATTTAACACAATTAAAATACGAACTTTTTGATTTTGTGCATTGATATAACAATATTCGAATTAATGGCAGTTTAAATTATTTATCTCCAGTTACTTTTAGAAAACAAATGTCTATATAA
- a CDS encoding IS1/IS1595 family N-terminal zinc-binding domain-containing protein, translating to MEKIIEELINSLTDDQFLEFHEKVKKEAELIKKQKRLNEIDQKFRDKGIKCPNCQSFYCIKNGHNPEGKQKYLCKKCRASFDAFRDHFTYWSHLNYEQWNLLIQISLLGQSSKMISRFIKTSPKTAWYNRQKIMKSKQLENTQLKFKTLNGQIQIDETFIKEIHKGNFKDKFDKRKIHLDSFSANTKCWNYKGFLDKFYVE from the coding sequence ATGGAAAAAATAATTGAAGAATTAATAAATAGTTTAACAGATGATCAATTTTTAGAATTTCATGAAAAAGTCAAAAAAGAAGCAGAATTAATTAAAAAACAAAAACGCTTAAATGAAATTGACCAAAAATTTAGGGATAAAGGTATTAAATGTCCTAATTGTCAATCTTTTTATTGTATTAAAAATGGTCATAATCCTGAAGGAAAACAAAAATATTTATGCAAAAAATGTCGTGCTAGTTTTGATGCTTTTCGTGATCATTTTACGTATTGAAGTCATTTAAATTATGAACAGTGAAATTTATTGATTCAAATTTCATTATTAGGCCAATCTAGTAAAATGATTTCTCGCTTTATTAAAACATCACCGAAAACCGCTTGATATAATCGCCAAAAAATAATGAAATCAAAACAATTAGAAAACACCCAATTAAAATTTAAAACGTTAAATGGCCAAATTCAAATCGATGAAACATTTATTAAAGAAATCCACAAAGGTAATTTTAAAGATAAATTTGATAAAAGAAAAATTCATCTTGATTCATTTTCAGCCAACACTAAATGTTGGAATTACAAGGGTTTTTTGGACAAATTTTATGTAGAATAA
- a CDS encoding IS1/IS1595 family N-terminal zinc-binding domain-containing protein, whose translation MEKIIEELINSLTDDQFLEFHEKVKKEAELIKKQKRLNEIDQKFRDKGIKCPNCQSFYCVKNGHNPEGKQKYLCKKCRASFDDFRDNFTYWSHLNYEQWNLLIQISLLGQSSKMISRFIKTSPKTAWYNR comes from the coding sequence ATGGAAAAAATAATTGAAGAATTAATAAATAGTTTAACAGATGATCAATTTTTAGAATTTCATGAAAAAGTCAAAAAAGAAGCAGAATTAATTAAAAAACAAAAACGCTTAAATGAAATTGATCAAAAATTTAGGGATAAAGGTATTAAATGTCCTAATTGTCAATCTTTTTATTGTGTTAAAAATGGTCATAATCCTGAAGGAAAACAAAAATATTTATGCAAAAAATGTCGTGCTAGTTTTGATGATTTTCGTGATAATTTTACGTATTGAAGTCATTTAAATTATGAACAGTGAAATTTATTGATTCAAATTTCATTATTAGGGCAATCTAGTAAAATGATTTCTCGC